The genomic interval GGATCGGCGCGCTGGTGGGCGGCGCGGTCGAGGGCATGCCCTGGCTCGGCACGTTTCACTCGATCGGCGTCAAGCTTCTGCGCCGCCATGCCGAGCTTGCCGGTCTGCGCTCCGACTTCACCATTCTCGATACCGACGACGTGCTCAGGCTGCTCAAGCAGTTGATCCAGGCCGAGGGTCTCGACGACAAGCGCTGGCCGGCGCGGCAGTTCGCCGGCATGATCGACAACTGGAAGAACAAGGGCCTGACGCCGAAGACGATTGCCGAGGGCGACGCCCGTGCCTTTGCCAATGGCCGCGGCCGCGAACTCTATCAGGCCTATCAGGACCGGCTGAAGACGCTCAACGCCTGCGATTTCGGCGATCTTCTGCTGCACCCGATCGAACTGTTCCGTCAGCATCCGGATATCCTGAAGGAATACCACAAGCGCTTCCGCTACATTCTGGTGGACGAGTATCAGGACACCAACACCGCGCAATATATGTGGCTGCGGCTCCTGGCCCAGCGGCCCGCCGGCGACGAAGGTCCGATCAACATCTGCTGCGTGGGCGATGACGACCAGTCGATCTATGGCTGGCGCGGCGCGGAGGTCGACAATATTCTCCGCTTCGAGAAGGATTTCCGGGGCGCCAAGGTGATCCGGCTGGAGCGCAATTACCGCTCGACCGCGCATATTCTGGGGGCCGCCGGCAATCTGATCGCCCATAATGAGGGCCGTCTCGGCAAAACGCTGTTCACCGAACGCACCGATCCCGACGACAGCAAGGTGCAGGTTCACGCCGCCTGGGATTCCGAGGAGGAAGCCCGCGCGATCGGCGAGGAGATCGAGCAGTACCAGAAGCAGGGCGAGGCGCTGAACGACATGGCGATCCTGGTGCGCGCCTCGTTCCAGATGCGCGAATTCGAGGATCGCTTCGTCACGCTCGGGCTCAACTACCGCGTCATCGGCGGCCCGCGCTTTTACGAGCGCCTCGAAATTCGCGACGCCATGGCGTTTTTCCGCCTCACCTGCCAGCCGGCCGACGATCTGGCGCTGGAGCGGATCATCAACACGCCGAAGCGCGGCCTTGGCGATGCCAGCGTGCGCAAGGTCCACGACTATGCCCGCGAGCGCAACATTCCGATGCTGGCGGCCGCCCGCGAGCTGATCGACACTGATGAGCTGAAGCCGAAGCCACGCAAGGCGCTGTTCGACGTCGTCACCCAGTTCGACCGCTGGCAGGACCTGTTGGAAACCACGCCGCATACCGAGCTTGCCGAGCAGATCCTCGACGAGAGCGGCTATACCGAGATGTGGCAGAACGACCGGTCGGCGGAAGCGCCGGGCCGGCTCGAAAACCTGAAGGAGTTGATCCGCTCCATGGAAGGTTTCGAGAGCATGCGCGGCTTTCTCGAACATGTCTCGCTGGTGATGGACACCGAAAACAACGAAGACCTCGATGCCGTCTCGATCATGACACTGCATTCGGCCAAGGGGCTGGAGTTCAAGACCGTGTTCCTGCCCGGTTGGGAGGAAGGCCTGTTTCCGCACCAGCGCGCGCTCGACGAGAGCGGCCGCGCGGGGCTGGAGGAAGAGCGCCGGCTTGCCTATGTCGGCATCACCCGCGCCAAGCGCCACTGCCATATCTGGTTCGTCTCCAACCGCCGAATCCACGGGCTCTGGCAATCGACCATGCCGTCGCGCTTTCTTGATGAACTGCCGGAAGACCATGTCGAGGTCGGCGAGACCGAGGTGTCCTATGGCGGCTACGGCCAGTCGCGCTTCGACCGGGCCGAGCCGTTTTCCAACACCTATGCCACGCCGGGCTGGAAGCGTGCGCAGGGCAACCGCTCCGACGCCACCCGCGACAATTGGGGCACGCGCTCCGGCCACGCGGTGGAGCGGATCGGCTACGGCGAAAGCGGCCCGCGCGGACGCACCATCGAGGGCGAACTGGTGGCGCGCTCCACCGGCGAGGAGGCTTCCGCCTACGCCATCGGCGACCGCGTCTTCCACATGAAGTTCGGCAATGGCAACATCACCTCGATCGAAGGCAACAAGCTGACCATCGATTTCGACAAGGCGGGCCGCAAGCGCGTGCTTGATGGCTTTGTGAAGCCGGTCTGAACGCCGGAAGACGGTAATCGGACTGCCGAAGGGTCCTCCGTCATGCTGCTCTCCGGCTTAACCACTGGCATCCACGTTTCCTTGGGATTTTGGTTCCTTGATGGTCGCTCAGCCACCCACCTGCGTCATCCTCGGGCTTGACCCGAGGATCTAATCACATCAGACGCGAGAAGCGTTGGCGGATTTTTGATGTTATATTTCAATGACTTCATGACGCCGCAGACGCCTGTCGCAGGGTGAGGTGCTTGGATCCTCGGGTCAAGCCTAAAGATGACGCCCGTAAAACAGAGAGACTTGTCAACAAATAGTGCTGTTATCTTCTCCGGCGTACGCTCAGTGCAGCCGGGAACCGTTCGCGACGGGTTTGTCGACACCTGCAAGCACAACCGCGCCGGCGTCATCGGCAAAGCCTAAAGTCAGCACTTCAGAGCGCACCGGGCCGATCTGGCGCGGCGGGAAATTGACGACGGCCATGATCTGGCGGCCCACCAGCGTTTCCGGCGTATAATGCACTGTGATCTGGGCGGAGGATTTCTTGACGCCAATCTCCGGGCCGAA from Martelella mediterranea DSM 17316 carries:
- a CDS encoding ATP-dependent helicase translates to MNQGDDNIPFFDEDDAPQPAAPARSGLAARAMAARRAPDAPDYLSGLNPEQRDAVETTEGPLLVLAGAGTGKTRVLTTRIAHILASGRAYPSQILAVTFTNKAAREMKERIGALVGGAVEGMPWLGTFHSIGVKLLRRHAELAGLRSDFTILDTDDVLRLLKQLIQAEGLDDKRWPARQFAGMIDNWKNKGLTPKTIAEGDARAFANGRGRELYQAYQDRLKTLNACDFGDLLLHPIELFRQHPDILKEYHKRFRYILVDEYQDTNTAQYMWLRLLAQRPAGDEGPINICCVGDDDQSIYGWRGAEVDNILRFEKDFRGAKVIRLERNYRSTAHILGAAGNLIAHNEGRLGKTLFTERTDPDDSKVQVHAAWDSEEEARAIGEEIEQYQKQGEALNDMAILVRASFQMREFEDRFVTLGLNYRVIGGPRFYERLEIRDAMAFFRLTCQPADDLALERIINTPKRGLGDASVRKVHDYARERNIPMLAAARELIDTDELKPKPRKALFDVVTQFDRWQDLLETTPHTELAEQILDESGYTEMWQNDRSAEAPGRLENLKELIRSMEGFESMRGFLEHVSLVMDTENNEDLDAVSIMTLHSAKGLEFKTVFLPGWEEGLFPHQRALDESGRAGLEEERRLAYVGITRAKRHCHIWFVSNRRIHGLWQSTMPSRFLDELPEDHVEVGETEVSYGGYGQSRFDRAEPFSNTYATPGWKRAQGNRSDATRDNWGTRSGHAVERIGYGESGPRGRTIEGELVARSTGEEASAYAIGDRVFHMKFGNGNITSIEGNKLTIDFDKAGRKRVLDGFVKPV
- a CDS encoding tRNA-binding protein, coding for MSDEISFDDFLKVDIRVGTIVEAEDFPEARKPAYRLKIDFGPEIGVKKSSAQITVHYTPETLVGRQIMAVVNFPPRQIGPVRSEVLTLGFADDAGAVVLAGVDKPVANGSRLH